One genomic segment of Paenibacillus xylanexedens includes these proteins:
- a CDS encoding AraC family transcriptional regulator, whose amino-acid sequence MWNDYYILWNYAAVSITDIRYMELEAYEEMKYKFPTSTFVLTIQGDAGVTIDNQTYEVSRFYILHGGKGSKLVIQAGESGLRLYYLMYKANLPSGGRNDLGRLMERINPFQMNYGFTPDMPTILYEQLKKMHFFWDQKNPIQHFQAKSLFYAFVEQISSQIPRISNRYPSIMDQVSKVIEIVESSYTQPLTLHVLAEMIGTSPRSLSRKFKQSTGTSPIDYLIQFRLFKAKEMLLQTDATLDEIAVGIGYPDGYYLGRMFKKHTGLSPLQFKEKTSAPLKWPDLTSGVARNDIFRGGSGRYVYTDGDNHYQYKHGGSINMNRQTRTGMLLSILLSLTLLLSACSTGVASNSSGDASGSNSTSSSTKTVTAENQSKSSVPRTVSTVKGDITIPAEPKRIVVDLYLGSLIALGIKPVGTPEMNLKNPYFIKSLEGVQNIGEYETISLEKVLELEPDLIVTGNPDLFDSFSKIAPTLVVPYGELKNTHEEIAYFGEVLNKEKESEAWLTDYDARIADAKKRVGEAIDPQAEVSVMQFYDKAPLAFGDNFGRGGQAVYSALGLNPPADKKETLMKDQLVEVSSEAIPEFAGDYIILTADNLTLEELKSKPVWSSLDAVKNDRVFIWSPDRSWYFDPIATLDQTEELAAWFTKISEPK is encoded by the coding sequence TATGCTGCGGTGAGTATAACAGATATCCGTTACATGGAATTAGAGGCGTATGAAGAGATGAAATACAAATTTCCGACGAGTACCTTTGTACTCACCATTCAGGGTGATGCCGGAGTGACCATTGACAACCAAACGTATGAAGTGAGTCGCTTTTATATTCTCCATGGGGGAAAAGGGAGTAAGTTGGTGATTCAAGCAGGCGAATCCGGATTGCGCCTATATTACTTGATGTACAAAGCAAACCTGCCTAGTGGAGGGAGAAACGATCTGGGAAGGTTAATGGAGCGTATCAATCCGTTCCAAATGAACTATGGCTTTACCCCCGATATGCCAACCATTCTATATGAGCAATTGAAAAAGATGCACTTTTTTTGGGATCAAAAGAACCCTATTCAGCACTTTCAGGCCAAGAGTTTGTTCTATGCATTTGTGGAGCAGATCTCATCACAGATTCCTCGTATATCCAATCGTTATCCAAGTATTATGGATCAGGTCAGCAAAGTCATTGAAATTGTAGAGTCTTCGTACACCCAGCCACTTACACTTCATGTTTTGGCAGAAATGATCGGCACCAGCCCAAGAAGTTTGTCACGCAAGTTCAAGCAGTCGACTGGAACCAGTCCCATCGATTATCTGATTCAGTTTCGTTTGTTCAAAGCCAAAGAGATGTTGCTGCAAACGGATGCCACGTTGGATGAGATCGCTGTAGGAATCGGTTATCCGGATGGATATTATTTGGGGCGTATGTTCAAGAAACATACAGGTCTTTCTCCTCTGCAATTTAAAGAAAAGACCTCAGCACCTCTAAAATGGCCTGATCTGACATCAGGTGTGGCGCGAAATGACATTTTCAGAGGTGGAAGTGGAAGGTATGTTTATACTGATGGTGATAATCATTATCAATATAAGCATGGAGGGTCAATAAATATGAACAGACAGACAAGAACGGGAATGTTGCTTAGTATTCTACTAAGTCTTACGTTACTGCTAAGTGCCTGCTCAACAGGTGTTGCCAGTAATTCGAGCGGGGATGCATCCGGAAGCAATAGTACGTCAAGTTCCACGAAGACAGTAACAGCGGAGAATCAAAGCAAATCATCGGTACCCCGCACAGTCTCAACGGTTAAGGGAGATATTACAATCCCGGCTGAACCTAAACGGATTGTGGTTGACTTGTATCTGGGAAGTCTGATCGCCCTGGGGATTAAACCTGTGGGTACACCCGAGATGAACCTGAAAAATCCTTATTTTATCAAATCACTTGAGGGCGTGCAGAATATTGGTGAATATGAAACCATTTCTCTCGAAAAGGTGTTGGAACTTGAACCGGATCTCATTGTGACAGGTAATCCTGATTTATTTGATTCCTTTAGCAAAATTGCACCTACCTTGGTTGTACCTTATGGCGAACTGAAAAACACCCACGAAGAAATTGCCTATTTCGGTGAAGTGCTAAATAAAGAAAAAGAATCTGAGGCATGGTTAACCGATTATGACGCAAGAATTGCAGATGCCAAGAAGCGTGTTGGTGAGGCGATTGATCCGCAGGCAGAGGTGTCGGTCATGCAGTTTTATGATAAAGCACCGTTGGCCTTTGGTGATAATTTTGGTCGAGGAGGTCAGGCAGTCTACAGCGCGCTTGGTTTGAATCCTCCTGCAGATAAAAAAGAGACTTTAATGAAGGATCAACTGGTTGAAGTTTCATCGGAAGCGATTCCTGAGTTTGCCGGAGACTACATCATTCTAACAGCGGACAATCTGACCTTGGAAGAGTTGAAATCGAAACCGGTCTGGAGTTCACTGGATGCGGTCAAAAATGATCGTGTGTTTATCTGGAGCCCGGATCGTTCATGGTACTTTGACCCGATTGCAACATTGGATCAAACAGAGGAATTGGCTGCGTGGTTTACGAAGATCTCTGAACCAAAATAA